A single window of Streptomyces aquilus DNA harbors:
- a CDS encoding ArsR/SmtB family transcription factor — protein MSTPLYQLKAEFFKTLGHPARIRVLELLSEREHAVAEMLPEVGIEPAHLSQQLAVLRRANLVVTRKEGSTVYYSLTSPHVAELLRVARTILSGVLAGQAELLADLRATQGEAKPQA, from the coding sequence GTGAGTACGCCGCTGTACCAACTGAAGGCCGAGTTCTTCAAGACGCTCGGCCACCCGGCCCGCATCCGGGTCCTGGAGCTGCTGAGCGAGCGCGAGCACGCCGTCGCCGAGATGCTGCCCGAGGTGGGCATCGAGCCCGCCCACCTCTCCCAGCAGCTGGCCGTGCTGCGGCGGGCCAACCTGGTCGTCACGCGCAAGGAGGGCTCGACCGTCTACTACTCGCTGACCAGCCCGCACGTCGCGGAGCTCCTCCGCGTGGCCCGCACCATCCTCTCCGGCGTCCTGGCCGGCCAGGCCGAGCTGCTCGCCGACCTGCGGGCGACGCAGGGGGAGGCGAAGCCGCAGGCGTAG